A part of Desulfurococcaceae archaeon genomic DNA contains:
- a CDS encoding haloacid dehalogenase has translation MEPLIHRLTNTIARDVERIDNALREKDAVREELIKLTREIIRLSGSAINSVHGGKQEEAKSSLLKARELVEKLLNLVERHHDLKYSGLTYNGLSEYVEAHLFYSIVVESNVPAFDELKVPIVPYLQGLGDLVGELRRLIIKLLNELRISEAEKYLNVMEAIYSGLRLLDYPDPLIPGVRHKVDIAFRLLEDTRVLILSTKNSVRCMETRKVENYMSQT, from the coding sequence GTGGAGCCCCTTATACATAGACTTACCAACACTATTGCTAGGGATGTAGAGAGAATAGATAACGCTCTTAGAGAGAAGGACGCCGTCAGGGAGGAATTGATTAAATTAACACGCGAGATTATAAGGCTGTCAGGTAGCGCCATAAACAGTGTTCATGGCGGTAAGCAGGAAGAAGCGAAGTCAAGCCTCCTTAAGGCGCGTGAACTGGTAGAAAAACTGCTAAATCTTGTTGAAAGACACCACGACCTAAAGTACTCTGGGCTAACGTATAACGGGCTAAGCGAGTACGTTGAAGCGCACCTCTTTTACTCCATCGTGGTGGAGAGTAACGTCCCCGCGTTCGATGAATTAAAGGTACCTATTGTGCCTTATTTGCAGGGTTTAGGAGACCTTGTAGGTGAATTAAGGCGACTTATCATCAAGTTGCTGAATGAGCTAAGAATTTCTGAGGCCGAAAAGTACCTAAACGTCATGGAAGCCATATACAGTGGTTTAAGGCTCCTCGACTACCCCGATCCCCTAATACCGGGTGTAAGGCACAAGGTAGATATAGCGTTCAGATTACTGGAAGACACCCGCGTTCTCATCTTAAGCACCAAGAACTCTGTACGGTGCATGGAAACACGTAAGGTAGA